In Carassius carassius chromosome 19, fCarCar2.1, whole genome shotgun sequence, a single genomic region encodes these proteins:
- the fzd7a gene encoding frizzled-7a gives MQHFCGITRYFLLFLTIALQPASGQYGEKGISIPEHGFCQPISIPLCTDIAYNQTIMPNLLGHTNQEDAGLEVHQFYPLVKVQCSMDLKFFLCSMYAPVCTVLEQAIPPCRSLCERARQGCEALMNKFGFQWPERLRCENFPVHGAGEICVGQNTSDAGSPTSNPTPYVPELITLQPSVVRPSQQFTCPLQLKVPTYLKYHFMGEKDCGAPCEPTRPNGLMYFREEEVKFGRLWVGIWSILCCVSTLFTVLTYLVDMRRFRYPERPIIFLSGCYFMVAVAYAAGFFLEDKVVCVDKFNDDGYKTVAQGTKKEGCTILFMILYFFGMASSIWWVILSLTWFLSAGMKWGHEAIEANSQYFHLAAWAVPAVKTITILAMGQVDGDILTGVCYVGIYNVDSLRGFVLAPLFVYLFIGTSFLLAGFVSLFRIRTIMKHDGTKTEKLEKLMVRIGVFSVLYTVPATIVIACYFYEQAFREQWEKTWHMQTCKRFAVPCPINNFAPMSPDFTVFMIKYLMTMIVGITSGFWIWSGKTLQSWRRFYKRLSNSNQGETTV, from the coding sequence atgcaacacttttgcgGGATTACTCGATACTTTCTTCTATTCCTCACCATTGCCCTGCAGCCAGCCAGCGGCCAGTACGGAGAAAAGGGCATCTCCATTCCCGAGCACGGGTTCTGCCAGCCCATATCGATACCTCTCTGCACGGACATCGCCTACAATCAGACCATCATGCCCAACCTTTTGGGTCACACCAATCAGGAGGACGCCGGGCTGGAGGTACACCAGTTCTACCCCCTAGTGAAAGTGCAGTGCTCCATGGACCTGAAGTTCTTCCTCTGCTCCATGTACGCGCCGGTTTGCACGGTGCTCGAGCAAGCCATCCCGCCGTGTCGCTCCCTGTGCGAGCGCGCGAGACAGGGCTGCGAGGCCCTCATGAACAAGTTCGGCTTCCAGTGGCCCGAGCGACTGCGCTGCGAGAATTTCCCGGTGCACGGCGCGGGGGAGATCTGCGTGGGTCAGAACACCTCGGACGCGGGCAGCCCGACCTCAAACCCGACGCCCTACGTCCCAGAGCTGATCACATTACAGCCGAGCGTGGTCAGACCCAGCCAGCAGTTCACATGTCCGCTGCAACTCAAAGTGCCCACTTATCTCAAGTACCACTTCATGGGCGAAAAAGACTGCGGGGCGCCGTGTGAGCCCACTAGACCCAACGGGCTGATGTATTTTAGAGAGGAAGAGGTCAAATTTGGGCGGCTCTGGGTTGGGATTTGGTCTATTTTGTGCTGTGTTAGTACACTGTTCACCGTTCTCACGTACTTAGTGGACATGAGGCGGTTTCGTTACCCGGAGAGGCCCATCATCTTCCTCTCCGGGTGTTACTTCATGGTGGCTGTCGCGTACGCAGCTGGTTTTTTCCTTGAAGACAAAGTCGTTTGCGTTGACAAATTCAACGATGATGGTTATAAGACCGTCGCGCAGGGCACGAAAAAAGAGGGCTGCACTATCCTCTTCATGATCCTCTATTTCTTCGGCATGGCAAGCTCAATCTGGTGGGTCATTCTGTCCCTCACATGGTTCCTCTCAGCGGGAATGAAGTGGGGTCATGAAGCCATTGAGGCCAACTCTCAGTATTTCCACCTGGCCGCTTGGGCTGTCCCAGCGGTCAAGACCATCACCATCCTCGCCATGGGCCAAGTGGATGGTGACATTCTCACAGGGGTGTGCTACGTTGGCATCTACAACGTGGACTCTCTGCGTGGCTTCGTCCTGGCCCCCCTCTTCGTTTACCTCTTCATCGGCACCTCGTTCCTCCTGGCCGGCTTCGTGTCGCTTTTCCGCATCAGAACCATCATGAAGCACGACGGCACCAAGACGGAGAAGCTGGAGAAGCTGATGGTGCGCATCGGCGTGTTCAGCGTGCTCTACACGGTCCCCGCTACCATCGTGATCGCGTGCTACTTCTACGAGCAGGCTTTCCGCGAGCAGTGGGAGAAGACCTGGCACATGCAGACGTGTAAGCGGTTCGCCGTCCCTTGCCCAATCAATAACTTCGCCCCCATGTCTCCAGACTTCACCGTGTTCATGATAAAGTATCTGATGACCATGATCGTGGGAATCACCTCTGGATTCTGGATATGGTCTGGGAAAACTCTGCAATCTTGGCGCAGGTTTTATAAAAGGCTCAGCAATAGCAACCAAGGCGAGACGACGGTATGA